A window from Streptomyces subrutilus encodes these proteins:
- a CDS encoding acyl-CoA carboxylase subunit beta, which translates to MTRLGTTVDPRAPEYAQARTAALERLTALGAELAKALAGGGEKYTARHRGRGKLLARERIELLVDPDTPFLELSPLAAWGSDYPVGASLVTGIGTVEGVECLITANDPTVRGGASNPWTLKKALRANDIARENRLPCISLVESGGADLPSQKEIFIPGGALFRDITRLSAEGVPTIAVVFGNSTAGGAYVPGMSDHTVMIKDRSKVFLGGPPLVKMATGEESDDESLGGADMHARTSGLADHYALDEHDAIRQARRIVARLNHRKAHPDPPKARDPLHDPEELLGIVPPDLKTPFDPREVVARIVDGSDFDEFKPLYGTSLVTGWATLHGYPVGILANAQGVLFSAESQKAAQFIQLANQRDIPLLFLHNTTGYMVGKEYEQGGIIKHGAMMINAVSNSRVPHLSVLIGASYGAGHYGMCGRAYEPRFLFAWPSAKSAVMGPQQLAGVLSIVSRQSAAAKGQPYDEEADAGMRAFVEAQIESESLPLFLSGRLYDDGVIDPRDTRTVLGLCLSAVHNAPVEGARGGFGIFRM; encoded by the coding sequence ATGACCCGCCTCGGCACCACCGTCGACCCCCGCGCCCCCGAGTACGCGCAGGCCCGTACCGCCGCGCTGGAGCGGCTGACCGCCCTCGGCGCCGAGCTCGCCAAGGCGCTGGCCGGCGGCGGCGAGAAGTACACCGCCCGCCACCGCGGCCGCGGCAAGCTCCTGGCCCGCGAGCGCATCGAACTGCTCGTCGACCCCGACACCCCGTTCCTGGAACTGTCCCCGCTCGCGGCCTGGGGCAGCGACTACCCCGTCGGCGCGTCCCTGGTCACCGGCATCGGCACCGTGGAGGGCGTCGAGTGCCTGATCACGGCCAACGACCCCACCGTCCGCGGCGGCGCCAGCAACCCCTGGACCCTGAAGAAGGCGCTGCGGGCGAACGACATCGCCCGGGAGAACCGGCTGCCCTGCATCAGCCTCGTCGAGTCCGGCGGCGCCGACCTGCCCTCCCAGAAGGAGATCTTCATCCCCGGCGGCGCGCTCTTCCGTGACATCACCCGCCTCTCCGCCGAGGGCGTCCCCACCATCGCCGTCGTCTTCGGCAACTCCACCGCCGGAGGCGCGTACGTCCCCGGCATGTCCGACCACACCGTCATGATCAAGGACCGTTCCAAGGTCTTCCTCGGCGGCCCGCCGCTGGTCAAGATGGCCACCGGCGAGGAGAGCGACGACGAGTCCCTCGGCGGCGCCGACATGCACGCCCGCACCTCCGGCCTCGCCGACCACTACGCCCTCGACGAGCACGACGCGATCCGCCAGGCCCGCCGCATCGTCGCCCGACTCAACCACCGCAAGGCCCACCCGGACCCGCCTAAGGCCCGCGACCCCCTCCACGATCCCGAGGAACTCCTCGGCATCGTCCCGCCCGACCTCAAGACCCCCTTCGACCCCCGCGAAGTCGTCGCCCGCATCGTCGACGGCTCCGACTTCGACGAGTTCAAGCCGCTCTACGGCACCAGCCTGGTCACCGGCTGGGCCACCCTCCACGGCTACCCCGTCGGCATCCTCGCCAACGCCCAGGGCGTCCTGTTCAGCGCCGAGTCGCAGAAGGCCGCCCAGTTCATCCAGCTCGCCAACCAGCGCGACATCCCGCTGCTCTTCCTGCACAACACCACCGGCTACATGGTCGGCAAGGAGTACGAGCAGGGCGGCATCATCAAACACGGCGCGATGATGATCAACGCGGTCTCCAACTCCCGCGTCCCGCACCTGTCCGTCCTCATCGGCGCGAGCTACGGCGCCGGCCACTACGGCATGTGCGGCCGCGCCTACGAACCGCGCTTCCTCTTCGCCTGGCCCAGCGCCAAGTCCGCCGTCATGGGCCCCCAGCAGCTCGCCGGTGTCCTCTCCATCGTGTCCCGGCAGTCCGCCGCCGCGAAGGGGCAGCCGTACGACGAAGAGGCCGACGCCGGGATGCGGGCCTTCGTCGAAGCGCAGATCGAGTCCGAGTCCCTGCCCCTGTTCCTCTCCGGGCGGCTCTACGACGACGGGGTCATCGACCCCCGCGACACCCGCACCGTCCTCGGCCTGTGCCTGTCGGCCGTCCACAACGCCCCCGTCGAGGGCGCCCGCGGCGGCTTCGGCATCTTCCGGATGTGA
- the serC gene encoding phosphoserine transaminase, translating to MAEIQIPADIKPADGRFGAGPSKVRTEALDALAATGTSLLGTSHRQAPVKNLVGSVRQGVRDLFSLPEGYEVILGNGGSTAFWDVATAGLIERKSQHLTFGEFSSKFAKAAKLAPWLDEPSVISSEPGTHPEPVAEAGVDVYAYTHNETSTGVAAPIRRVAGADAGSLVLVDATSGAGGLPVDITETDVYYFAPQKSFASDGGLWLAAFSPAALERAARVHASGRHIPEFFSLPTAIDNSLKNQTYNTPALSTLFLLNEQLEWLNGQGGLEFATGRTAASARNLYGWAEASKYASPFVVDADKRSAVIGTIDFSDDVDAAAVAKVLRANGIVDTEPYRKLGRNQLRIAMFPAIDPADVQALTACVDYVIEKL from the coding sequence GTGGCCGAGATCCAGATTCCCGCTGACATCAAGCCCGCCGACGGACGCTTCGGCGCGGGCCCCTCCAAGGTGCGGACCGAGGCGCTGGACGCCCTCGCCGCCACCGGTACCTCCCTGCTCGGAACCTCCCACCGCCAGGCCCCGGTCAAGAACCTGGTCGGCTCGGTGCGGCAGGGCGTCCGGGACCTGTTCTCCCTCCCCGAGGGCTACGAGGTGATCCTGGGCAACGGCGGCTCCACCGCCTTCTGGGACGTCGCGACCGCCGGGCTGATCGAGCGCAAGTCCCAGCACCTGACGTTCGGCGAGTTCTCCTCCAAGTTCGCCAAGGCCGCGAAGCTCGCGCCGTGGCTGGACGAGCCGTCCGTGATCTCCTCCGAGCCCGGTACGCACCCCGAGCCGGTGGCCGAGGCGGGCGTGGACGTGTACGCGTACACGCACAACGAGACCTCGACGGGCGTCGCCGCGCCGATCAGGCGCGTCGCGGGCGCCGACGCCGGGTCCCTCGTCCTGGTGGACGCGACCTCGGGCGCGGGCGGCCTGCCGGTGGACATCACCGAGACCGACGTCTACTACTTCGCCCCGCAGAAGTCCTTCGCGTCCGACGGCGGCCTGTGGCTGGCGGCGTTCTCCCCGGCGGCCCTGGAGCGCGCGGCGCGCGTCCACGCCTCCGGCCGGCACATCCCGGAGTTCTTCTCGCTGCCGACGGCGATCGACAACTCGCTGAAGAACCAGACGTACAACACCCCGGCACTGTCCACGCTGTTCCTGCTGAACGAGCAGCTGGAGTGGCTGAACGGCCAGGGCGGCCTGGAGTTCGCGACCGGCCGCACGGCGGCCAGCGCGCGCAACCTGTACGGGTGGGCGGAGGCGTCGAAGTACGCCAGCCCGTTCGTCGTGGACGCCGACAAGCGGTCCGCCGTCATCGGCACGATCGACTTCTCGGACGACGTCGACGCGGCGGCCGTCGCCAAGGTGCTGCGCGCCAACGGCATCGTGGACACCGAGCCCTACCGCAAGCTCGGCCGCAACCAGCTGCGCATCGCGATGTTCCCGGCGATCGACCCGGCGGACGTGCAGGCGCTGACCGCGTGCGTCGACTACGTGATCGAGAAGCTGTAG
- a CDS encoding TIGR03084 family metal-binding protein, translating into MPDPSAAAVFADLTEESRALDLLVGELPAGDWGRPTPAPGWSIAHQIAHLHWTDRAALLALTDADGFAGMVEEALAAPDSFVDAGAEEGAGLPPAELLAHWRTGRAGLDRALAAASPDTRFPWYGPPMKAASMASARLMETWAHGQDVADALGVRRTPTARLRHVARIGVRARDYAYAVRGLPAPDGEFRVELAAPGAADEVWAYGPADAPQRITGPALDFCLLVTQRAHRADLALTATGPDADRWLDIAQAFAGPAGPGRTPRSGR; encoded by the coding sequence GTGCCCGATCCGTCCGCCGCCGCCGTCTTCGCCGATCTCACCGAGGAGAGCCGCGCACTGGACCTCCTGGTGGGTGAGCTGCCCGCGGGGGACTGGGGCCGGCCGACCCCCGCGCCCGGCTGGAGCATCGCCCACCAGATCGCCCACCTCCACTGGACCGACCGGGCCGCGCTGCTCGCCCTCACCGACGCCGACGGCTTCGCGGGCATGGTCGAGGAGGCCCTGGCGGCCCCCGACTCCTTCGTCGACGCGGGCGCCGAGGAGGGCGCCGGGCTGCCCCCCGCCGAACTCCTGGCCCACTGGCGCACCGGTCGGGCCGGCCTCGACCGGGCGCTGGCCGCGGCCTCGCCCGACACCCGGTTCCCCTGGTACGGGCCGCCGATGAAGGCCGCCTCGATGGCGAGCGCCCGGCTGATGGAGACGTGGGCGCACGGCCAGGACGTGGCCGACGCCCTCGGCGTGCGCCGCACCCCGACCGCCCGGCTGCGGCACGTGGCCCGGATCGGGGTACGGGCCCGCGACTACGCCTACGCGGTCCGCGGGCTGCCCGCGCCGGACGGGGAGTTCCGGGTGGAGCTGGCCGCACCCGGCGCCGCGGACGAGGTGTGGGCGTACGGTCCCGCGGACGCCCCGCAGCGGATCACCGGCCCGGCCCTCGACTTCTGCCTGCTGGTGACCCAGCGGGCGCACCGGGCGGACCTCGCCCTGACCGCGACCGGCCCCGACGCCGACCGGTGGCTGGACATCGCCCAGGCCTTCGCGGGCCCGGCGGGCCCCGGCCGCACCCCGCGGTCCGGCCGGTGA
- a CDS encoding EamA family transporter yields the protein MTAPSARPTTTPVPAASAPAATPLAPPEGPAGGAARFGPVALVVSAGVSVQFGAALAVMVMPRVGAAGVVTLRLAAAALVLLLVCRPKVRGHSRADWGTVLAFGVTMAGMNGLFYQAVDRIPLGPAVTLEVLGPLALSVIVSRRLVNLLWAGLALGGVVLLSGHGGGGLGFGSLDPAGAAFALGAGVMWAAYIVFSARTGRRFPQADGLALAMAVAAVLSLPLGVYEAGSDLLVPATLALGVGVALLSSVLPYTLELLALRRLPAPTFAILMSLEPAIAATAGFLVLHQALSTVDALAIALVIAASMGAVRSQTRKRQPA from the coding sequence ATGACCGCGCCTTCCGCACGCCCGACGACGACCCCGGTCCCGGCCGCGTCCGCCCCCGCCGCCACGCCCCTCGCCCCGCCGGAGGGGCCCGCCGGCGGGGCGGCCCGCTTCGGCCCGGTCGCGCTGGTGGTCTCGGCGGGCGTCTCGGTGCAGTTCGGCGCCGCCCTCGCGGTCATGGTCATGCCCCGGGTCGGCGCCGCCGGCGTCGTCACGCTGCGGCTCGCGGCGGCCGCGCTGGTGCTGCTGCTCGTGTGCCGGCCCAAGGTGCGCGGCCACTCCCGCGCCGACTGGGGCACGGTGCTCGCCTTCGGCGTCACCATGGCGGGCATGAACGGCCTCTTCTACCAGGCGGTCGACCGCATCCCGCTGGGCCCGGCCGTCACCCTGGAGGTCCTCGGCCCGCTCGCCCTCTCCGTGATCGTCTCCCGCCGCCTGGTGAACCTGCTCTGGGCGGGCCTGGCCCTCGGCGGCGTGGTGCTGCTGTCCGGCCACGGCGGGGGCGGCCTCGGCTTCGGCTCGCTCGATCCGGCGGGCGCGGCGTTCGCGCTCGGGGCGGGCGTGATGTGGGCGGCGTACATCGTCTTCAGCGCGCGTACCGGCCGCCGCTTCCCGCAGGCGGACGGCCTCGCCCTGGCCATGGCCGTGGCCGCGGTGCTGTCGTTGCCGCTGGGCGTCTACGAGGCCGGCTCCGACCTGCTGGTCCCGGCCACCCTCGCCCTGGGCGTCGGGGTGGCCCTGCTGTCCTCGGTCCTCCCGTACACCCTGGAGCTGCTCGCGCTGCGGCGGCTGCCGGCCCCGACCTTCGCGATCCTGATGAGCCTGGAGCCGGCCATCGCCGCCACCGCCGGCTTCCTCGTCCTGCACCAGGCCCTGTCCACCGTGGACGCCCTGGCCATCGCCCTCGTGATCGCGGCCAGCATGGGCGCCGTCCGCTCGCAGACCCGCAAGCGGCAGCCCGCCTGA
- a CDS encoding acyclic terpene utilization AtuA family protein codes for MLTGGPLDVLTGDYLAELTMLILGRDRLKDPATGYAKTFLRQLEDGLALAHERGVRIVANAGGLNPAALADAVRALAAGAGIPVRVAHVEGDDLMPYAQGALTANAYLGGAGITACLRAGADVVVTGRVTDAALVSGAAAWWFDWAPDAHDRLAGAVVAGHVLECGTQATGGNYSFFTRHDVRHPGFPLAEIAEDGSSVITKHPGTGGAVTPGTVTAQLLYETQGVRYLGPDVTARLDTVRLAEDGPDRVRVTGVLGEPPPPTLKVGVTRIGGWRNEVVFVLTGLDIEAKAALVRTQLADSLEAVACAQWTLSRTDHEDAATEETASALLRLVVRDPSPDRVGRALTSAAIELALASYPGFHVTAPPGPAQPYGVFASSTVPADTVPHTAVLPDGARVHLRPPPRPDAPREPAPEPRPPREGTADRAPAGAPEDTVRAPLGAVAGARSGDKGGDANVGVWVESAPAWAWLHRTLTVDAFRSLLPETRDLPVVRHELPHLRALNFTVTGILGDGVASGHRFDPQAKALGEWLRARHLDIPAHLVPAHPVPPHPAPTHPAPDPEVGT; via the coding sequence ATGCTGACCGGCGGCCCGCTGGACGTGCTGACCGGCGACTACCTCGCCGAGCTGACGATGCTCATCCTCGGCCGCGACCGCCTCAAGGACCCCGCGACCGGCTACGCCAAGACCTTCCTGCGCCAACTGGAGGACGGGCTCGCTCTCGCGCACGAACGGGGCGTACGGATCGTGGCGAACGCCGGCGGCCTGAACCCGGCGGCACTGGCCGACGCGGTCCGCGCCCTGGCGGCCGGGGCCGGCATCCCGGTCCGGGTCGCACACGTCGAGGGCGACGACCTGATGCCGTACGCGCAGGGCGCGCTGACGGCCAACGCCTACCTCGGCGGGGCCGGGATCACCGCCTGCCTGCGGGCCGGCGCCGACGTGGTCGTGACCGGCAGGGTCACGGACGCGGCGCTGGTCAGCGGCGCGGCCGCCTGGTGGTTCGACTGGGCGCCCGACGCCCACGACCGGCTGGCCGGCGCGGTGGTCGCGGGCCACGTCCTGGAGTGCGGGACCCAGGCCACCGGCGGCAACTACTCCTTCTTCACCCGGCACGACGTCCGCCACCCCGGCTTCCCCCTCGCCGAGATCGCCGAGGACGGCTCCAGCGTGATCACCAAGCACCCGGGCACCGGCGGCGCCGTCACCCCCGGCACGGTCACGGCCCAACTCCTCTACGAGACCCAGGGCGTCCGCTACCTGGGCCCCGACGTCACCGCCCGCCTCGACACGGTCCGGCTCGCCGAGGACGGCCCCGACCGGGTGCGCGTGACGGGCGTGCTCGGCGAACCGCCGCCGCCCACCCTCAAAGTCGGCGTCACCCGCATCGGCGGCTGGCGCAACGAGGTGGTCTTCGTCCTGACCGGCCTGGACATCGAGGCCAAGGCCGCACTGGTCCGTACCCAGCTCGCCGACTCCCTCGAAGCCGTGGCCTGCGCCCAGTGGACCCTGTCCCGCACGGACCACGAGGACGCCGCGACCGAGGAGACGGCCAGCGCCCTGCTGCGCCTGGTCGTGCGCGACCCGTCCCCGGACCGGGTCGGCCGCGCCCTGACCTCGGCCGCGATCGAACTGGCCCTCGCCAGCTACCCCGGCTTCCACGTGACGGCCCCGCCGGGCCCCGCCCAGCCGTACGGGGTCTTCGCCTCCTCCACCGTGCCCGCCGACACCGTCCCGCACACCGCGGTCCTCCCGGACGGCGCCCGCGTCCACCTGCGCCCGCCCCCGCGCCCCGACGCACCGCGGGAGCCGGCGCCCGAGCCGCGGCCGCCTCGGGAAGGCACCGCGGACCGGGCCCCCGCCGGGGCTCCGGAGGACACCGTCCGCGCGCCCCTCGGGGCCGTGGCCGGGGCCCGCAGCGGGGACAAGGGGGGCGACGCCAACGTCGGGGTGTGGGTCGAGTCCGCTCCCGCCTGGGCGTGGCTGCACCGCACCCTGACGGTCGACGCCTTCCGGTCCCTGCTCCCCGAGACCCGCGACCTGCCCGTCGTCCGGCACGAGCTGCCGCACCTGCGGGCCCTGAACTTCACCGTCACCGGCATCCTCGGCGACGGCGTGGCCTCCGGCCACCGGTTCGACCCGCAGGCCAAGGCCCTCGGCGAATGGCTCCGCGCCCGCCACCTCGACATCCCCGCGCACCTCGTCCCCGCGCACCCCGTGCCCCCGCACCCCGCCCCGACGCACCCCGCCCCCGACCCGGAGGTCGGAACATGA
- a CDS encoding acetyl/propionyl/methylcrotonyl-CoA carboxylase subunit alpha encodes MTQTPLHRVLVANRGEIAVRVFRTARALGLATVAVHSDPDEHALHVREADAAVRLPGAAPADTYLRGDLIVKAALAAGADAVHPGYGFLSENAAFAREVQGAGLVWIGPSPEAIEAMASKTRAKELVRAAGVPLLDPVDPATATAADLPLLLKAAAGGGGRGMRVVRDLDALPEALEGARAEARSAFGDAEVFAEPYVERGRHVEVQVLADAHGTVWALGTRDCSLQRRHQKVIEEAPAPGLPEPLRTTLHEAAVAAARAVSYRGAGTVEFLVTADGRPYFLEMNTRLQVEHPVTEAVFGLDLVALQLRVAEGAALPLTPPDPTGHAVEARLYAEDPALDWRPQTGTLHTLAVPDGVRVDTGFTDGDTVSVHYDAMLAKVVAHAPTRAEAVRTLAHALAAARIHGLTTNRDLLVRSLRHPEFTTGAPDTGFYDRHLAALTEDAPDAGLSALAAALAAAAPAPDAPLAARLGGWRNVRSQPQTRRYTCAGTEYEVQYHPVDHPGVRVLAAAPDRVTLEVDGVRHVFHVKRKSNEVYVDSAVDGARTLTPVPRFTDPQDRTEPGSLLAPMPGTVVRVAEGLAPGSPVTAGQPLLWLEAMKMEHRILAPASGTLTALHAATGHQVEFGALLAVVQEEPPA; translated from the coding sequence ATGACCCAGACACCCCTGCACCGCGTCCTGGTCGCCAACCGCGGCGAGATCGCGGTACGCGTCTTCCGCACCGCCCGCGCCCTGGGCCTGGCCACCGTCGCCGTCCACTCCGACCCCGACGAGCACGCCCTGCACGTGCGCGAGGCCGACGCGGCCGTCCGGCTGCCCGGCGCCGCCCCCGCCGACACCTACCTGCGCGGCGACCTCATCGTCAAAGCCGCCCTGGCCGCCGGCGCCGACGCCGTCCACCCCGGCTACGGCTTCCTCTCCGAGAACGCCGCCTTCGCCCGCGAGGTCCAAGGCGCCGGCCTGGTCTGGATCGGCCCGTCCCCCGAGGCCATCGAGGCCATGGCCTCCAAGACCCGCGCCAAGGAACTCGTGCGCGCCGCCGGCGTCCCCCTCCTCGACCCCGTCGACCCGGCCACCGCCACCGCCGCCGACCTGCCGCTCCTGCTCAAGGCCGCGGCCGGGGGCGGCGGCCGCGGCATGCGCGTGGTCCGCGACCTCGACGCCCTGCCCGAAGCCCTCGAAGGGGCCCGCGCCGAAGCCCGCTCCGCCTTCGGCGACGCCGAGGTCTTCGCCGAGCCCTACGTCGAACGCGGCCGCCACGTCGAGGTGCAGGTCCTCGCCGACGCCCACGGCACCGTATGGGCGCTCGGCACCCGCGACTGCTCCCTCCAGCGCCGCCACCAGAAGGTCATCGAAGAGGCCCCCGCCCCAGGCCTCCCCGAACCCCTGCGCACCACCCTCCACGAAGCCGCCGTCGCCGCCGCCCGCGCCGTCTCCTACCGGGGCGCGGGCACCGTCGAGTTCCTCGTCACCGCCGACGGCCGCCCCTACTTCCTGGAGATGAACACCCGGCTCCAGGTCGAACACCCGGTCACCGAAGCCGTCTTCGGCCTCGACCTCGTCGCCCTCCAACTCCGCGTCGCCGAAGGCGCCGCCCTGCCCCTGACACCCCCGGACCCCACCGGCCACGCCGTCGAGGCCCGCCTCTACGCCGAGGACCCGGCCCTCGACTGGCGCCCGCAGACCGGCACCCTGCACACCCTCGCCGTCCCCGACGGCGTCCGCGTCGACACCGGCTTCACCGACGGCGACACCGTCTCCGTCCACTACGACGCCATGCTGGCCAAGGTCGTCGCCCACGCCCCCACCCGCGCCGAAGCCGTCCGCACCCTCGCCCACGCCCTCGCCGCGGCCCGCATCCACGGCCTCACCACCAACCGCGACCTCCTCGTACGCTCCCTGCGCCACCCGGAGTTCACCACCGGAGCGCCCGACACCGGCTTCTACGACCGCCACCTGGCCGCCCTCACCGAGGACGCCCCCGACGCGGGGCTGTCCGCCCTCGCCGCCGCCCTGGCCGCGGCCGCGCCCGCTCCGGACGCCCCGCTCGCCGCCCGACTCGGCGGCTGGCGCAACGTCCGCTCCCAGCCGCAGACCCGCCGCTACACCTGCGCCGGCACCGAGTACGAGGTCCAGTACCACCCCGTGGACCACCCCGGGGTACGGGTCCTGGCCGCCGCACCCGACCGCGTCACCCTCGAAGTCGACGGCGTCCGGCACGTGTTCCACGTGAAACGGAAATCGAACGAGGTCTACGTGGACTCCGCCGTCGACGGAGCCCGCACCCTCACGCCCGTCCCCCGGTTCACCGACCCCCAGGACCGCACCGAACCGGGCTCCCTGCTCGCCCCCATGCCCGGCACCGTCGTCCGCGTCGCCGAGGGTCTGGCCCCCGGCAGCCCCGTCACCGCCGGGCAGCCCCTGCTCTGGCTGGAGGCGATGAAGATGGAACACCGCATCCTCGCGCCCGCCTCCGGCACGCTCACCGCGCTCCACGCCGCCACCGGCCACCAGGTCGAGTTCGGCGCCCTGCTCGCCGTAGTCCAGGAGGAACCGCCAGCATGA
- a CDS encoding FAD-binding and (Fe-S)-binding domain-containing protein gives MDASNYRRVPVGVVAPRDAADVSAALEVCAAAGVPVVPRGGGTSIAGQATGTGVVLDLTRHMNALVSVDPAARTAVVQPGLVLDRLREAVRPYGLAFGPDPSTHSRCTLGGMIGNNACGAHSVAWGTTADNVLELAVTAYGGAAHRLSTGWAGAPPGLRELVAGNLAVLRTGLAGGFSRRISGYGGLDALLPEHGTRPARAFCGSEGTLGVVTEAVVRLVEAPAAPVLAVLGYADESAAADAAAGLLAHGPLTVEGMARDLVGDAAGLPRGGAWLFVEMPDAGAARTLLRAADALDAVLVADRAGQRALWRIREDAAGTATRLPDGTMAWPGWEDCAVPPARLGAYLREFRALLAAHGLRGAPYGHFGEGCVHVRIDFDLATGPGVARFRAFSEELADLVVSHGGSLSGEHGDGQARAELLPRMYGPETLALFAAYKDVWDPAGGMNPGILVRPARLDENLRFAALPATPFAREVARCVGVAKCRTTEPGGPGVMCPSYRVTGEERHSTRGRARLLHEMLAGEVVTGGWRSAEVAEALDLCLGCKGCAGDCPVGVDMAAYKAEFLHRHWAGRVRPLAHYLLGGLPRWLRAVAALRAARPLNAAARHLRVPGLERRRPLPPLAPEPFTRWWHRSGPGTGRPAPPAGPADPAAPGGPEDAGPGAPGPTVVTLWPDTFTNHLSPDAARAAVRVLGAAGLAVGLPPDGVCCGLTYVSTGRLDRARSVLRRTLGALDAAGGVDGPVVVLEPSCAAALRADLPALLPDDPRAARLAASVRTFAETLEEYAPAWRPPRLDRAVAGQTHCHQHAVLGDAADRRLRERAGLTGELSGGCCGLAGNFGFEPGHHEVSVACAGEQLLPALRAAPPTALVQADGYSCRTQIAQLGGVRAHHLAELLADGL, from the coding sequence ATGGACGCCTCCAACTACCGGCGCGTCCCGGTCGGCGTGGTCGCCCCGCGCGACGCCGCGGACGTCTCGGCGGCCCTGGAGGTCTGCGCCGCGGCGGGCGTCCCCGTCGTCCCGCGCGGCGGCGGCACCTCCATCGCCGGCCAGGCCACCGGCACCGGGGTGGTCCTCGACCTCACCCGCCACATGAACGCCCTGGTGTCGGTGGATCCGGCCGCCCGCACCGCCGTCGTCCAGCCCGGCCTCGTGCTCGACCGGCTGCGGGAGGCGGTCCGCCCGTACGGGCTCGCCTTCGGCCCCGACCCCTCCACGCACTCCCGCTGCACCCTCGGCGGCATGATCGGGAACAACGCGTGCGGAGCCCACTCGGTCGCCTGGGGCACCACCGCGGACAACGTCCTCGAACTGGCCGTGACCGCCTACGGAGGCGCCGCCCACCGGCTGTCCACCGGCTGGGCCGGAGCCCCGCCGGGCCTGCGCGAGCTGGTCGCGGGCAACCTGGCCGTGCTCCGCACCGGCCTCGCCGGCGGCTTCTCCCGGCGCATCTCCGGCTACGGCGGCCTGGACGCCCTCCTCCCCGAGCACGGCACGCGGCCGGCCCGCGCCTTCTGCGGCAGCGAGGGCACGCTCGGCGTGGTCACCGAGGCGGTGGTGCGGCTGGTCGAGGCGCCCGCCGCGCCCGTGCTCGCGGTCCTCGGGTACGCCGACGAGAGCGCGGCCGCCGATGCCGCCGCGGGGCTGCTCGCCCACGGCCCGCTGACGGTGGAGGGCATGGCGCGCGACCTGGTCGGGGACGCGGCCGGACTGCCGCGCGGCGGTGCCTGGCTGTTCGTGGAGATGCCCGACGCGGGCGCCGCCCGCACGCTGCTGCGGGCCGCGGACGCCCTCGACGCCGTGCTCGTGGCGGACCGGGCCGGACAGCGGGCGCTGTGGCGCATCCGCGAGGACGCCGCGGGCACCGCCACCCGGCTGCCCGACGGCACCATGGCCTGGCCCGGCTGGGAGGACTGCGCGGTGCCGCCGGCCCGGCTCGGGGCCTACCTGCGGGAGTTCCGGGCCCTGCTGGCGGCGCACGGGCTGCGCGGCGCGCCCTACGGGCACTTCGGCGAGGGCTGCGTGCACGTGCGCATCGACTTCGACCTGGCCACCGGCCCGGGGGTGGCCCGCTTCCGCGCCTTCTCGGAAGAACTGGCCGACCTGGTCGTCTCCCACGGCGGCTCCCTCTCCGGGGAGCACGGCGACGGGCAGGCGCGGGCCGAGCTGCTGCCCCGGATGTACGGGCCCGAGACGCTCGCGCTCTTCGCCGCCTACAAGGACGTGTGGGACCCGGCGGGCGGCATGAACCCGGGCATCCTGGTCCGGCCCGCGCGGCTGGACGAGAACCTGCGCTTCGCGGCGCTGCCCGCCACCCCGTTCGCGCGCGAGGTCGCCCGCTGCGTCGGGGTCGCGAAGTGCCGCACGACGGAACCCGGCGGGCCGGGGGTGATGTGCCCGTCCTACCGGGTCACGGGGGAGGAGCGGCACTCCACGCGCGGCCGGGCCCGGCTGCTGCACGAGATGCTGGCCGGGGAGGTCGTCACCGGCGGCTGGCGCTCGGCGGAGGTGGCCGAGGCGCTGGACCTGTGCCTGGGCTGCAAGGGCTGCGCCGGCGACTGCCCGGTGGGCGTGGACATGGCCGCGTACAAGGCCGAGTTCCTGCACCGGCACTGGGCGGGCCGCGTCCGCCCGCTCGCCCACTACCTGCTCGGCGGCCTCCCGCGGTGGCTCCGGGCCGTCGCCGCCCTCCGCGCCGCGCGCCCGTTGAACGCGGCCGCCCGCCACCTGCGCGTACCCGGCCTGGAACGCCGCCGCCCCCTGCCCCCGCTGGCCCCCGAACCCTTCACCCGCTGGTGGCACCGGTCGGGACCGGGTACGGGGCGGCCAGCGCCGCCCGCCGGACCGGCCGACCCGGCCGCGCCGGGCGGGCCCGAGGACGCCGGGCCCGGGGCCCCGGGCCCCACGGTCGTCACCCTCTGGCCGGACACGTTCACCAACCACCTCTCGCCCGACGCCGCCCGCGCCGCCGTCCGGGTCCTGGGGGCGGCGGGCCTCGCGGTCGGGCTGCCGCCGGACGGGGTCTGCTGCGGCCTCACGTACGTCTCCACCGGCCGCCTCGACCGGGCCCGCAGCGTGCTGCGCCGCACCCTCGGCGCCCTCGACGCCGCCGGCGGCGTCGACGGCCCCGTCGTGGTCCTGGAGCCCAGCTGCGCGGCCGCGCTGCGCGCCGACCTGCCCGCGCTGCTCCCCGACGACCCCCGGGCCGCCCGCCTCGCGGCGTCGGTGCGCACCTTCGCCGAGACCCTGGAGGAGTACGCCCCCGCCTGGCGGCCGCCGCGCCTCGACCGGGCGGTGGCCGGGCAGACCCACTGCCACCAGCACGCCGTCCTCGGCGACGCCGCCGACCGGCGGCTGCGCGAGCGCGCCGGCCTGACCGGTGAACTCAGCGGCGGCTGCTGCGGCCTGGCGGGGAACTTCGGCTTCGAACCCGGCCACCACGAGGTGTCCGTGGCGTGCGCCGGGGAACAGCTCCTGCCGGCCCTGCGCGCGGCCCCGCCGACCGCCCTCGTCCAGGCCGACGGCTACTCCTGCCGCACCCAGATCGCCCAGCTCGGCGGGGTCCGGGCCCACCACCTGGCGGAGCTGCTGGCCGACGGGCTGTGA